Below is a window of Vulpes vulpes isolate BD-2025 chromosome 14, VulVul3, whole genome shotgun sequence DNA.
CCACCCAAGCCAGCTGACTCTCCTTCAGTAAAGACAAGGTGTGGTGTGAGTGACTCCTATCACTCCCATTTATATAGATCTCAGTGAAGTTCCcgggcttgaaaaaaaaatttgtgggacttgatctaggtttttttttttttcttcagaactgGGGGTGGATGACACATGCCTCTGACTAGTAGAATCAGAAATTTGTCTCTTAAAAGACACCCAAACTCTGCAGAACCATAATTTTAATCAATAAGACTTGGGGGAGCAGTGACAAACTTTACCTTTGATTCTGTAACATAGTCCTATCCTCCCAAGGGCCTCCAATGAGTTCAAATTCCAGGAAGAAAGTTGTAATCACTCAAGTATGCATACTGATGAGATGACTGCCCCAGGATTTATGAAATCTTGATAACCAGGAAATTAGTCTGAAATTGCTGCTAGTAACAACAAAGAGGATACCAAGGAAATATCCATAAGACAACTCCAAACCAGGCAGTTTAGCTTTAGTGATGGCACAAATCCACATTCGATTTCAAATTAAGAAGAccctcttgggatccctgggtggcgcagcggtttggcgcctgcctttggcccagggcgcgatcctggagacccaggatcgaatcccacgtcaggctcccggtgcatggagcctgcttctctccctctgcctatgtctctgcctctctctctctctgtgactataataaataaataaaaaaaaaaaaaaaaaaaagaccctcttAATTTGAGTGGAGCCAGTGGAgtgcaaaatattaaaatttgctGATGGCTTTAAAAATTTGGACCCCActggtgcttgggtggctcagttaagttagttaagtgtccaactcccaGTTTCCACCcgtgtcatgatctcatgggcctTGGGAAGGAAGCTCCatacttagcagggagtctgcttgaggatgcgctctcccactcctctgcccctcccccgcccactcacatgcatacatgctcactctctttccttccaataaacaaatctttaaaaagaaaagatttgatgAAAAATGAACCAACATCGACAACAAACCTCTTCCTTAGGGAACTAAATAATGATCGTACATACATGGAATACTATCCAGTCGTTAAAAATAaggaggaaggggcacctgggtgactcagtcggttaagtgtcagactcttgatttccactcgggtcatgagattgagcccacgtggggctctgtaCTCCGcccagaatctgcttaagattctctctcccccccacccctctctcccaATTGTGTGAGctctcgctctaaaataaatcaatgaagtctttaaaaaaatactttaaagtaaTTAGGAAGATCCATATGAATGGATTTATGAGTtaacatatgtatgcatatgtatatattcatgtatttcttAAGAGGTATAGTATATATAGGTGTTTTTTTAGATAAGTCATTataaaaatttgtttcctttgggaAATGAGAATAGGCATAGgtaggaaagaaaatctttatttatatgtTCTTGTTCAGTTTAATATACCAGCATGTATCATAAAAATGTCTGATAAAGAGATGGCAAATATACCAAAATAAGTTTTTCCACTGCATCAGTCCATACACCACCTGCAGGGCCCTTGTGAGCCATctgcttctgcttccttttcttccttttcttttgtgcCCACCATCTTTTGCTTTCTTACCTGTAAGATGAAGACAACCTAAGCCTGCTGAGACTCAGAGCAGAGCAGGAAGGGAAGACAAGGTGTAAACTGGCACTAAAGGGGATAGGGGACAGAGCAGAAATGAAATGTCATTAGCAGTCAGAGTGACAGCCACAGTGCTACGTGGTATTTATGAGTGCATAAATGTGCCgaacatttaatcctcataactctATAAGGAAAAtatcattatcttaattttacaaatgaggagactTTTCTCAGGGGCACAGGGAAGGATCTTTCCTTAGCTCACAGAACAAGAAATGATGGAGTCAGAGGTCAGTCCTGCCTGCCAGCTCAGGAGCTGCACTCTTAACCACTAAGCTATGCTTCTTCAatacaaatttaaagaataaaagatcGACAGATCAAATGGACGAGCTTTTCAGGAAACAGGAGCAAATGTACTATtttggtagaaatataaattactgaagcagggatccctgggcagctcagcggtttagtgtctgtctgtggcccagggcctgatccgaggggcccaggatcgggtcctgcattgggctccctgcagggaacctgcttctcgctctgcctctgtttctgcctctctcggtctctcatgaataaataaataaataagatctttatatatataaattactgaATGTAATTTGGCAAGAGTTACCAAAATTAGAGTGGTCATCTAACTTTTGACCTGGTCATTCTACTTCCATGAACTTATCCTACAGAAATACTCACAAAGATGTCTACACCGATGTCTAATGCAgtatagatgttttatttttattttttaagatttatttattaataagaaacacacagagagaggcagagatacaggcagagggagaagcaggctccttgcagggagcccaatgtgggactcgatcctgggcccctgggatcacaccctgggccacaggcacacgctcaaccactgagccacccaggcatccctagatgtTGTTTTActaacgagagagagagagagagagagagagagacttcaggAGACATTGCTAGGGAAATGACTAAATGCATCACAATATACGCCCAAATTAAAGTCTGTATCTATTAAAAATGGAGGTCAGCCTATAgacacagaagggaaaaaaattctgaaatgttaaatgaaaacaaatatgaagCAATATGTACTGCATGGCCATATTCATCTAAGAAGTATGGTGTGagcatcatatttctttttataggaaTGATGCTGAGGCTTCCCTTCTCCCATACTCTCCCtcaaaaaaaccctacaaaacatacaactcaaaaataagtcgtaaaaaaaagggggggggtcaTATGTTTCTACAAATCAATCATTACGATAAGATTATTtcaaaaaatcacaaatacaacAGTTACataaattcattttggaaaagtaccctgtaaatatattttaaatcacatcTCTTTAGCATTCTTTTCTAGAATGTGGTTCAAACCCAGAGAAGGCATTACAATTTCATATTTGTAGCAAGTGAAGAAAactgacaataaataaataatccaactACAATTCTGAAAAACAAGTGGTAAATGCCATTCTTACTTTGAAACCATCTATAACTCAAACTGAAGATTCTGAATCAGTTTAAAGTCACACAAAATTTGTATTTCCACACTTAAAATCTTCAATGTACTTTCTTTGTAGTGATAAGGATACATACAAAAGTTCAAGGGACTGATAAATAACTGAAAGTCCTAATGAGACCATAAACAGATCTTATTACAAGCTACACATAAAAGAGACACAAAGCAGTTTGCTTCTCCACTGGCACCTTGTCAAGTGGAAGCAGCACccagaccagtggttctcaaaccttgGTGTGCAGGAGCATACGCAGCAGGGGCTTGTTAAAATAGTTTCCTGACTCAGCCCTGAGTGAGGACCCTGAGCCCTCTCATTCCTGAGTCTGATGAACCTGTATTTTTAAACAAGAGGAGGTAGGAGAACCCACTGAACACTGGAAGTCCATGGTCCAATCCGCAGATCGGACTGGCTGCCCTTGGTTGGAATGGAAGCTACCCTGACTCAGAGTTGCTTCTTCACCTCTTTACTTGCCCCATCTGTACAATCGGTCTGATCATCTCTGCGGAACGTGGAAGCTCTAACACGGCTGTGAATGAGCCCGGATGTAAAAGAAATGTAGTTATGGCTGAGAACGGAGTCTTCGTGCCAACATTAGTTTTTACAAGTCACTGGGCTTCTGTTTTTTCACCACCTTCTGAAAAGTCTGCTTCTTTTAGTTCCATTTCCGGGAGCACCTGAGTAGAGGAATTCTAAAACTGACATCTCTGTTAATTGGGGGGGGACTTTCTCCACGAAACAGGGAAGCTTCCAGCAATCCTGAGAGGTCCTACATATACGTGGTACATGGGGAGACCCACTGGGTTAGGGAGCAACAGGAACACACCCATCACAGTGAGTAGGCTCCAAGGCCTCCTGGACAGTAACAGAGGGGCTGAAAAACCTCAGTAAGAGGTTTTGACACTGGTTGAGCTTGAAGAATAAGAGCTGGATTTCCTGGAGAATTTCTTTGATGTGAGGGATACTTGCATCTGCCTGACAGAACGGACACTCCGACAAAGGAGAGCGTGCTTGACGTGGTCCCTGAAGTCTTGTGAAACAAAGTAATAGACGAAGGGATCAATGCAGCTGTTAAGGGTAGACAGGCAGAGAGCCACCATGTACAGGGCATAGACATGGCTCTGGCTCCAGGTTTTAATCATGAAATAATGTACCACGAGCAGAAGGTTACTGGGGGTAAAGCAGATCAGGTACATGGCCAGGACGGTGACAATGAGCTTGATggccctctgcctcttctttcccGAGTTTTCATCCATAGCAGGAGAGCGGAGTGTTCTGATCATCAGCACATAGGCAGAGGCCGTGAGGCAGGCTGGGAATAGGAAGGCTCCAATGGCCAGAGAGAGGAAATAATTGAACATGTCCCCCACCAACACTTCCTCAGGCAAGACATCATGGCAGGTCGTGATGTTAAGGGCTGGAATGTGCATAGTCTGCCTCACGACATACAGGGGGATGGTAACCAGCAGTATCAGCAGCCATATCCCCAGGGAGACTCCCAAGGCGATGTTTGCCTTCCTCGCGGGGTGCACGATGGGATTCACGATGACCCAATACCGTTGCACACTGAGGCAGGTCATGAAGAGAATGGAGCAGTACATGTTGCCATAGAAAAAGCCAATGAGTACCTTGCAAAGGGCTTCCCCATAAACCCAGTTGTTGCCATGGATGTGGTAGGCGATCTTCAGCGGGAACCAGACCACAGAAAGGAGGTCTGCCAAGGCCAGGTTGGTCATGTACACCACAGCAGGGTGCTTCTTCTTCGTCCGGAAGAGAAAGACCCACAGAGCCATGCCGTTGCTTGGCAAACCAACCATAAATACAATTGTGTAGACAGTTGGGAGAAAGACAGTAGTCAGTTTTCCAGTGAGGATGGAGGAAGAGACGTCATCCACAGAAAAGCCTTGATCCACTGTAACTCCTTTCCCAGGGATCTGCGATGAGCTGTCAGTCTTACCAATGAGACTTCTTCCTTTAGAGGTTCTATTGGTTCCTATACAAAAAAGGCAAAGCAGACAAGCGTCAGTACAGAGATCAATCTTTTAGTAGTAATTGTTTACATAAACGTactttggggcacccgggtggttcagctggttaggtgtctgactcttcgtttcagctgaggtcatgatctcagggtcgtgagattgagccccacttgtTCCACACTCAGCttcgagtctgcttgagattcgctccctctccttccccctccccacccctgcttacacatgctcttctctctctctctctctctcaaataagtaaataaaatctttgtctaAAAGTACTTTAGACAAAGCAGAAGGAGTATATAAAAGGCTTAGAAGTGCTTTCTTTGGGTGATGGGATGAtgggttttgttgatttctttgttgtttacaatggggttttttt
It encodes the following:
- the F2RL1 gene encoding proteinase-activated receptor 2, whose translation is MRSVRAARLLGVAVLLAAAVPGSGSVQGTNRTSKGRSLIGKTDSSSQIPGKGVTVDQGFSVDDVSSSILTGKLTTVFLPTVYTIVFMVGLPSNGMALWVFLFRTKKKHPAVVYMTNLALADLLSVVWFPLKIAYHIHGNNWVYGEALCKVLIGFFYGNMYCSILFMTCLSVQRYWVIVNPIVHPARKANIALGVSLGIWLLILLVTIPLYVVRQTMHIPALNITTCHDVLPEEVLVGDMFNYFLSLAIGAFLFPACLTASAYVLMIRTLRSPAMDENSGKKRQRAIKLIVTVLAMYLICFTPSNLLLVVHYFMIKTWSQSHVYALYMVALCLSTLNSCIDPFVYYFVSQDFRDHVKHALLCRSVRSVRQMQVSLTSKKFSRKSSSYSSSSTSVKTSY